One Gimesia aquarii DNA segment encodes these proteins:
- a CDS encoding TIGR03067 domain-containing protein: MIRLPNLIMLLCYLLCTGAIEACQSDGKNTTKEKLAGVKEPDPNSLDGSWVQVSLDQVPPWLAGKAKATSLRPRFRVWYFVNGQLTIEYKDRGWEVGRYQLINGKGYNEIDLNANSFDNPSTALNPGLKTGLLKGIYQVESDSLKLSLATRHNAPRPTRFLAKKGSNSLMFEFRRGAPLKNSSESAADLKKLQGTWRVTELREAGILRQKSKTWRWIIVGDQIKWMSGKSPRETPIFKLNANRNPKQIFMAHPNSNYQNLLVTGIYKLDDKNLELCLNLGAPGYKFEFKMPKEFSSTGSNTLVHVKLERETHGSPAVPFDISSEQLTAPQHHAKQIQGTWRIIDETRWGTKFPSTLELRPQVVVTADKIAFVYDKQQLVQQYRYSLDPSNEPGRIKLNELAFPQNKRINSRGGDSHLGIYLLSDKTLHLAFSRSNKKRPREFLPRKLSRTFVLERVVPAETSAGTGNLLQQRTADMTRSRKNLTRLGLATYEFFEVHKRLPSAAIVNKKGQSTLSWRVALLPYLGLADLHKQFKLDEPWNSPHNKALLSKMPDVYSPVGVKTKEPFQTFYQVFVGKGTPFESSQGLRLSSIKDGVSSTLLIVEAGEPVLWTKPVDLAFDPEKPLPKLGGLFQDRVHAVFLDASVRAIKQPFDESLFRLAITYDDLQPLDLKHLTQGK, translated from the coding sequence ATGATACGACTTCCAAACCTAATCATGTTGCTGTGTTACTTGCTTTGCACCGGCGCGATCGAGGCATGCCAGTCCGACGGCAAAAACACAACTAAAGAGAAACTCGCCGGAGTGAAGGAACCGGATCCGAACAGTTTGGACGGTTCATGGGTGCAAGTGTCTCTAGATCAAGTACCGCCATGGCTGGCGGGTAAGGCTAAGGCGACATCGCTGCGGCCGCGATTCCGAGTGTGGTATTTCGTGAACGGTCAATTGACCATTGAGTACAAAGATAGAGGCTGGGAGGTCGGACGCTACCAGCTGATCAATGGCAAAGGCTACAATGAAATCGATCTGAACGCCAATAGTTTTGACAACCCCTCTACTGCTCTCAACCCGGGACTGAAAACAGGATTGCTCAAAGGCATCTATCAGGTGGAGAGCGATTCATTGAAGCTCAGTCTGGCGACACGCCATAACGCACCTCGTCCCACCAGGTTTCTCGCGAAGAAGGGTTCAAACTCTCTCATGTTCGAGTTTCGACGGGGGGCACCACTCAAAAACTCTTCGGAATCTGCGGCTGATCTCAAAAAACTGCAAGGGACCTGGCGGGTCACTGAATTGCGAGAAGCTGGCATTCTTCGACAGAAATCGAAAACGTGGCGATGGATCATTGTTGGCGACCAGATCAAATGGATGAGCGGAAAGTCTCCGCGAGAAACGCCAATCTTCAAACTGAACGCCAACCGCAATCCCAAACAGATTTTTATGGCGCACCCGAACAGTAACTATCAAAACTTGTTAGTCACTGGAATCTATAAGCTTGATGACAAAAATCTAGAGCTTTGTCTTAATCTCGGCGCTCCTGGTTATAAATTTGAATTCAAGATGCCCAAGGAATTTTCGTCAACAGGTTCAAATACACTAGTCCACGTTAAACTCGAACGAGAGACACATGGCTCACCGGCTGTTCCTTTTGACATTTCCAGCGAGCAACTTACCGCGCCGCAGCATCACGCCAAACAAATTCAAGGAACGTGGCGGATCATCGATGAAACGAGGTGGGGAACGAAATTCCCCTCAACTCTGGAGCTACGGCCTCAGGTTGTTGTGACGGCAGACAAGATTGCTTTTGTGTATGACAAGCAACAGTTGGTTCAGCAATATCGTTATTCACTGGACCCGTCCAACGAGCCGGGACGTATCAAATTAAACGAGCTGGCGTTTCCTCAGAACAAGCGAATCAACTCCAGGGGCGGCGACTCCCATTTAGGAATTTATTTGCTATCGGACAAGACGCTCCACCTTGCCTTTTCCCGCAGTAATAAAAAGCGGCCGAGAGAATTTTTACCCCGAAAATTAAGCCGGACGTTCGTACTCGAACGCGTTGTACCCGCGGAAACGTCAGCTGGCACCGGGAATCTCCTTCAGCAGAGAACAGCCGACATGACGCGAAGCCGAAAGAATTTGACTCGGTTGGGTCTTGCAACATATGAATTTTTCGAAGTTCATAAACGTTTACCGTCCGCCGCGATTGTGAACAAGAAAGGCCAGTCAACTCTCAGTTGGCGAGTTGCATTGCTCCCGTACCTCGGACTCGCCGATTTGCACAAACAATTTAAGCTCGATGAACCTTGGAATAGTCCGCACAACAAGGCATTACTGTCGAAGATGCCGGATGTCTACTCGCCAGTGGGAGTGAAGACGAAAGAACCCTTTCAGACGTTCTACCAAGTCTTCGTTGGCAAAGGGACGCCGTTTGAGAGCTCACAGGGACTCCGGCTGAGTTCGATCAAAGACGGAGTTTCATCCACATTGCTTATTGTCGAGGCTGGAGAACCTGTTCTTTGGACAAAACCAGTCGACCTCGCGTTCGATCCTGAAAAACCACTCCCAAAGCTTGGGGGGCTCTTTCAAGACCGAGTACATGCCGTGTTCCTCGATGCTTCAGTTCGAGCAATCAAGCAACCGTTCGATGAATCACTGTTTCGTCTGGCTATCACATACGATGATCTTCAACCACTAGATTTGAAACATCTGACTCAAGGCAAATGA
- a CDS encoding transposase, with protein MPRTKRICPAGEVFHVLNRSVAQMTLFEKPDDYAAFMRVVEETWAKIPLPIYAMSVMPNHWHFVVRPQTDTQLTEFFQRLTVTHTMRWHAHYSTGGSGHLYQGRFKSFPIQSDDHLLTVMRYVERNPLRANLVKRAEEWEYGSAWARQQKGDTLAWLTKLKNPPLPRQWRSLVNKPQTDAELAAVRKCITRGTPFGDDKWTSNTAIRLSLESTTRPRGRPRKET; from the coding sequence ATGCCCCGTACCAAACGAATTTGTCCTGCCGGTGAAGTGTTTCATGTGCTCAATCGCTCTGTGGCGCAGATGACGCTGTTCGAGAAGCCGGACGATTATGCTGCTTTCATGCGGGTCGTTGAGGAAACGTGGGCAAAGATACCGCTACCGATCTATGCCATGTCCGTAATGCCTAACCACTGGCACTTTGTGGTACGCCCCCAGACAGATACCCAATTGACGGAATTCTTTCAACGACTCACCGTCACCCATACCATGCGCTGGCACGCGCACTATTCAACCGGGGGAAGCGGTCACTTGTATCAGGGACGATTTAAATCGTTCCCAATTCAGTCAGACGACCATTTGCTGACAGTGATGCGTTATGTCGAACGCAACCCGCTGCGAGCGAATTTGGTCAAACGTGCCGAGGAGTGGGAGTATGGCTCCGCCTGGGCACGACAACAAAAGGGAGATACGCTCGCGTGGCTGACAAAGCTCAAAAATCCACCGCTACCACGCCAATGGCGGTCACTGGTTAACAAACCACAAACGGACGCCGAACTGGCTGCCGTCAGAAAATGCATCACTCGCGGAACACCCTTCGGCGATGACAAATGGACCAGCAACACAGCCATACGATTATCCCTCGAAAGCACAACACGCCCCCGAGGAAGACCCAGAAAAGAGACCTGA
- a CDS encoding cation:proton antiporter yields the protein MSFFDIAGILVALAAAFAFINHKLLKLPTTVGLMLLAMLHAVALLLIDWIVPGTDVLTSAETLIGSIDFDQTLMQGMLGYLLFAGALHVNLNDLKKQTAVIVLLATIGVLATTFIVGGLTYVITGWLGIKVRFIYCLIFGSIVAPTDPIAVLGIFKSLGAPKSLETKVAGESLFNDGVGVVVFIALLGIAGLGGHGESPEDLTNKEEPNRTVEQREQEHPHEVPANREVTEMNASDVARLFALEAGGGIALGFVLGLLAFFLLRSIDHYATEILLSLAVVTGGYALAMKLHLSGPLAMVVAGLILGNHGRTLAMSDKTREHLDTFWELVDELLNAVLFVLIGLEVLVLSFEGQYLLAGALAIPAALLARFLSVGTVVTVLKKATGREFTPHAIKIMTWGGLRGGISVALALSLKEEIHAQQSQYDNVGELVLTMTYVVVAFSILVGGLTIGPMLSRLGLAGQDKTDAH from the coding sequence ATGAGCTTCTTCGATATCGCTGGCATCCTCGTGGCCCTCGCAGCGGCCTTCGCATTCATTAACCACAAACTGCTCAAGCTGCCGACGACGGTAGGCTTGATGCTGCTGGCTATGCTGCACGCGGTCGCGCTGCTGTTAATTGATTGGATCGTACCGGGGACGGACGTGCTCACCTCGGCCGAAACGCTCATCGGCTCCATCGACTTCGACCAGACGCTGATGCAGGGCATGCTCGGCTACCTGCTCTTTGCCGGGGCGTTGCATGTCAACCTCAACGACCTCAAGAAACAAACCGCGGTCATCGTCCTGCTCGCAACCATCGGCGTCCTCGCCACGACGTTCATCGTCGGCGGGCTCACCTACGTCATCACCGGCTGGCTCGGCATCAAGGTCCGCTTCATCTATTGCCTGATCTTCGGTTCGATCGTCGCTCCAACCGATCCGATCGCGGTCTTGGGGATCTTCAAGAGCCTCGGCGCACCCAAGTCGCTGGAGACCAAGGTCGCGGGCGAGTCGCTGTTTAACGATGGCGTGGGCGTGGTAGTGTTTATTGCGCTCCTGGGCATCGCGGGTTTGGGCGGGCATGGCGAGTCACCTGAAGACCTAACGAACAAGGAAGAGCCCAATCGCACCGTTGAACAGCGCGAACAAGAACATCCGCACGAGGTTCCAGCAAACAGAGAAGTAACAGAGATGAACGCAAGCGACGTCGCCAGGCTCTTCGCCCTCGAAGCCGGCGGCGGGATTGCGTTGGGCTTTGTGCTGGGGCTGCTCGCGTTCTTTCTGTTGCGATCAATTGATCACTACGCGACGGAGATTTTGCTTTCGCTGGCGGTGGTGACGGGCGGGTATGCGCTGGCGATGAAGCTGCACCTATCCGGGCCGTTGGCGATGGTGGTCGCGGGGCTGATCCTGGGTAACCATGGCCGAACGCTGGCGATGTCTGACAAAACGCGCGAGCACCTGGACACGTTCTGGGAGTTGGTGGACGAACTTCTGAACGCGGTGCTGTTTGTGCTGATCGGGCTGGAGGTCCTGGTGCTGTCGTTCGAGGGGCAGTATCTGCTGGCCGGGGCTCTGGCAATCCCTGCTGCGCTGCTGGCGAGGTTCCTGTCCGTTGGCACGGTGGTGACCGTCTTGAAGAAGGCGACCGGCCGGGAATTCACACCGCACGCGATCAAGATCATGACCTGGGGCGGCCTGCGCGGCGGGATCAGTGTTGCACTCGCGCTATCGCTCAAGGAAGAAATCCACGCCCAGCAATCGCAGTATGACAACGTCGGCGAACTCGTCCTGACCATGACCTACGTCGTCGTCGCCTTCTCGATCCTCGTCGGCGGGCTGACCATCGGGCCGATGCTGAGCCGGCTGGGTCTCGCGGGGCAGGACAAAACAGACGCCCACTAA
- a CDS encoding S10 family peptidase, with product MSNTNQEEVGNLSNAECDFPKYAATTEHTLQLPSGPLAYKAVADWISLRKIHKPVAHLFYTAYIAEPQDCTRPLTFVFNGGPGAASAYLHMGALGPKRVVFGKMGSLPEPPTQVVDNQETWLSFTDLVFIDPVGTGFSRALKEPGANKNADGSKEKSAESEPEENPEFWEIEKDLDALGEFICRFLSKYHRWTSPLFIAGESYGGFRVARMARRLQEKHGVGLCGALLISPAIELDALLDSDYNLAYWVELFPSLVAAAHHHGRTEDLGNDDIQSQGETFANNELVRWLAQGEALPADELALIVGRMSALTGLSATVLERAGGRISATMFSRELLRGERRLCGRYDASVTTVDPFPDRNGYEGPDPTLFSIDRLFTGAINHHLRTNLKVETELDYRLLSMQVNEKWKDKSNRHFFVRQVGAMDDLRYGMSLNEHMKVSITHGRFDLITPYFGSQRLTKLMKLTDEQKSNLTCRNFDGGHMFYSWDESRIEFHAQMRNFYQSALPGDRDA from the coding sequence ATGAGCAACACGAATCAGGAAGAGGTCGGTAACCTGTCGAACGCTGAATGCGATTTCCCCAAGTATGCCGCCACTACTGAGCACACACTGCAACTCCCCAGCGGGCCACTTGCCTACAAGGCGGTTGCGGACTGGATTAGCTTGCGAAAGATCCACAAGCCTGTAGCACACCTGTTTTACACTGCGTACATCGCCGAACCACAGGATTGTACCCGTCCATTGACTTTTGTTTTCAACGGCGGTCCAGGGGCGGCATCAGCTTATCTGCACATGGGAGCCCTGGGGCCAAAGCGAGTGGTGTTCGGAAAAATGGGATCGCTGCCAGAACCGCCGACGCAGGTGGTGGACAATCAAGAAACTTGGCTGTCATTTACCGACCTGGTGTTCATTGACCCCGTGGGAACGGGATTCAGTCGGGCACTGAAGGAACCGGGCGCAAACAAGAATGCGGACGGCAGCAAGGAAAAGTCCGCCGAATCAGAACCGGAAGAGAATCCCGAGTTCTGGGAAATCGAGAAAGACCTCGATGCGCTGGGCGAATTTATCTGTCGATTTCTCTCAAAGTATCATCGCTGGACGTCGCCTCTGTTCATTGCGGGAGAGAGCTACGGCGGATTTCGAGTGGCCAGGATGGCGCGGAGGTTGCAGGAGAAGCATGGCGTGGGCTTGTGCGGCGCGCTGCTGATTTCACCTGCGATCGAACTCGATGCACTTCTTGATTCAGACTACAACCTGGCGTACTGGGTTGAACTGTTTCCGTCGCTGGTCGCGGCCGCACATCATCACGGTCGCACGGAGGATCTGGGCAATGATGACATTCAGAGCCAGGGAGAAACATTCGCCAACAACGAGCTGGTGCGGTGGCTGGCACAGGGTGAGGCACTACCCGCAGATGAACTGGCGTTGATCGTTGGGCGAATGTCCGCACTGACAGGGCTGTCGGCGACCGTGCTTGAGCGAGCAGGCGGCCGGATCAGTGCGACAATGTTCAGCCGCGAACTGCTGCGTGGCGAGCGACGATTATGCGGTCGGTACGATGCCTCTGTGACGACCGTGGACCCCTTCCCGGATCGCAATGGCTATGAAGGGCCAGACCCGACACTGTTTTCCATCGACCGTCTTTTTACCGGCGCCATCAATCATCACTTGCGGACCAACCTTAAAGTGGAAACTGAACTCGATTACCGCTTGCTAAGTATGCAGGTGAACGAGAAGTGGAAAGACAAGAGCAATCGGCACTTCTTTGTACGACAGGTTGGTGCTATGGATGATCTGCGATACGGAATGAGCCTCAATGAGCACATGAAGGTGTCTATCACGCATGGCCGCTTTGACCTCATCACGCCTTACTTCGGCAGTCAGCGACTAACGAAACTGATGAAACTTACCGACGAGCAGAAATCGAATTTGACCTGCCGGAATTTCGACGGCGGTCATATGTTCTATAGTTGGGACGAGTCACGCATCGAATTTCACGCGCAAATGCGGAATTTCTATCAATCGGCCTTGCCGGGCGATCGTGACGCATAG
- a CDS encoding DUF1801 domain-containing protein, giving the protein MSLNEMNPDIEAFNEDQATLEEQQICETFATTIDDLLPEAESKIWHRHPVWFLNGNPIVGYSKLKAGIRLMFWSGASFDEDKLNPGTGKFKDASIIFTHPDQINLKDMKRWIKKSKTIQWDYKNVAKRKGKLVRLKD; this is encoded by the coding sequence ATGTCGCTGAATGAAATGAACCCTGACATCGAGGCTTTCAACGAAGATCAAGCAACACTCGAAGAGCAGCAGATCTGCGAGACGTTTGCGACGACCATTGACGACCTGCTTCCCGAAGCTGAGAGCAAGATTTGGCATCGGCATCCCGTCTGGTTCCTCAACGGAAACCCAATCGTCGGATACAGCAAACTGAAGGCGGGAATTCGGCTCATGTTCTGGAGTGGGGCGAGTTTCGACGAAGACAAATTGAATCCCGGCACTGGGAAATTCAAAGATGCTTCAATCATCTTCACGCATCCTGACCAGATCAATCTGAAAGACATGAAGAGATGGATCAAGAAATCGAAGACCATTCAATGGGACTATAAGAATGTGGCCAAGCGAAAAGGAAAGTTGGTCCGCTTGAAGGATTGA
- a CDS encoding transposase has protein sequence MPRTKRICPAGEVFHVLNRSVAQMTLFEKPDDYAAFMRVVEETWAKIPLPIYAMSVMPNHWHFVVRPQTDTQLTEFFQRLTVTHTMRWHAHYSTGGSGHLYQGRFKSFPIQSDDHLLTVMRYVERNPLRANLVKRAEEWEYGSAWARQQKGDTLAWLTKLKNPPLPRQWRSLVNKPQTDAELAAVRKCITRGTPFGDDKWTSNTAIRLSLESTIRPRGRPRKET, from the coding sequence ATGCCCCGTACCAAACGAATTTGTCCTGCCGGTGAAGTGTTTCATGTGCTCAATCGCTCTGTGGCGCAGATGACGCTGTTCGAGAAGCCGGACGATTATGCTGCTTTCATGCGGGTCGTTGAGGAAACGTGGGCAAAGATACCGCTACCGATCTATGCCATGTCCGTAATGCCTAACCACTGGCACTTTGTGGTACGCCCCCAGACAGATACCCAATTGACGGAATTCTTTCAACGACTCACCGTCACCCATACCATGCGCTGGCACGCGCACTATTCAACCGGGGGAAGCGGTCACTTGTATCAGGGACGATTTAAATCGTTCCCAATTCAGTCAGACGACCATTTGCTGACAGTGATGCGTTATGTCGAACGCAACCCGCTGCGAGCGAATTTGGTCAAACGTGCCGAGGAGTGGGAGTATGGCTCCGCCTGGGCACGACAACAAAAGGGAGATACGCTCGCGTGGCTGACAAAGCTCAAAAATCCACCGCTACCACGCCAATGGCGGTCACTGGTTAACAAACCACAAACGGACGCCGAACTGGCTGCCGTCAGAAAATGTATCACTCGCGGCACACCCTTCGGCGATGACAAATGGACCAGCAACACAGCCATCCGATTGTCCCTCGAAAGCACAATTCGCCCCCGTGGAAGACCCAGAAAAGAGACCTGA